The genome window GAATGGGAGATGCCAGCATTGCGCTGATCGCTCGTTTGGCCGGCGTCTCGAACGGCATCATCAGTCACTACTTCAAGGACAAGAACGGCCTTATTGCAGCGACGATGCGCTACTTGATGAACGCGCTGATCGACAACGTCCACGAACGCCGACAGGCGCTGACGGACGACAGCCCACGGGCGCACCTTCAGGTGATCATCGAGGGCAACTTCGACGCCAGCCAGGTCAACGGACCGGCAATGAAAACCTGGCTGGCCTTCTGGGCCACCAGCATGCACCACCCGTCATTGCACAGGTTGCAGCGGATCAACGATCAACGTCTGTATTCCAACCTGTGCTGCCAGTTCCGCCGAGTGCTGCCGCTGCCGCACGCACGCAAAGCAGCCCGCGGCCTGGCGGCCCTGATCGACGGTTTGTGGTTGCGCGGCGCCCTGTCGGGAGACGCTTTCGACACGGCGCAGGCGCAACGGATCGCTTACGAATATATGGATTTCCAATTGGCCAAGCAGGTGAGTTAGAGCACACATAAACCGCTCAACCCCTGAACGTCTGCCGCTCAGTGTTGCCACACCTTCATGGCCCACCGACGGCGGGTAACGCCAACCACTTATGCACTTGCGAGGACTTTATGGCCCGTTTCGACCTGCAAAAACTCTACATTGACGGCGGCTACAGCGACGCTGGCAGCGATGCCACCTTC of Pseudomonas azotoformans contains these proteins:
- the betI gene encoding transcriptional regulator BetI; protein product: MPKVGMQPIRRQQLIEATLTAIDQVGMGDASIALIARLAGVSNGIISHYFKDKNGLIAATMRYLMNALIDNVHERRQALTDDSPRAHLQVIIEGNFDASQVNGPAMKTWLAFWATSMHHPSLHRLQRINDQRLYSNLCCQFRRVLPLPHARKAARGLAALIDGLWLRGALSGDAFDTAQAQRIAYEYMDFQLAKQVS